CTTAACGGCGACCTTATAAATGGAAATGATAAGTTTTTGAAAAATGTCGTAAATGAAAGTAACTCTTATTTTGACTTTATCGATCTGATTACGGGCTCGCATGGCACCGAAGTGGGGGGCGTTGCGGCGGCCAAAGCGCAGATGGCCTCAGGATTACCCTATGACGGAATCGCTGTTGTGGGCGTGGCGCCGAATTGCGCCTTATATACACTTGTCAACGACAACGCCATTTTCAGATTCATCTTCATGCATGGACTGGCAGGTCTTGAAACAACTGCAGGGAGCCCAACTCTCTTCCCCTCTTTTATCAACTCTTTGAACAGTGCGTATAACATCACCTCCGATCTACCTAGTATCTCTCCGCTTTTCAAAAAACGTAACACCACGGACCAATTCAAGAAGTTATATGAATTTCTCAACAACCATTACGTTGACATTTTCAATCTCAGTCTCAAGCTTCCAAATGGTGCTTCAGCCACTGGCGAGAATTATTCAAAGGTGTTTTTTAATGAAATTACGTTTCTGGGTCGAAACGGCAGGGGTTCTGTAATTGTAGTAGGAGCGGGGAACGATGGGGCCGATATCGAGCCTGCTCCTGGTGATTTCGCCAATGAAATGGCGGCAAGTAATAAAGCCTTCGTGGTCGGGGCGGTTTCAGTTGATGATGGCTATAACTGGATTACCGGCGCGCCTTCGCCTAATACCAAAAAGTCGTCTTACAGTAATTATGGAAACCGGATTGACATTTGCGCACCCGGTGGTGGTGGTGGCAGGGCAGGGCAGGAAAACAATGAGATATTCACTACCACTGTTAGGGGAGGCGGAGAGTTTCACGATGACAGTCCGCTGAAAATCAAACTTAAATCCAAATACAATAAGCAAGAAAAAACACCAGTTGACCCCCTTAAATACGCATGGGTCGCATTAGAATTCGACAACACAAATGGGATTTTCGCAGGCCAGTACCTGAGTTTCGGTGATTTTACGACTCCTAATGGGTATAGAAAATACCAGATATACCAAGACCCGGCGGTTGTGGCAGTTACCCACAACGTGGTGGTGGTGCCAGGTATGAAAAAAGCCGACTACAATATGCTCGTCGATGCTGCTGACTTTGCTGCTTCTCCGGTCACTCCACAGACCATTGTGGAATTCACCCCTCTTTACGCTAGGGTCACACAGGTATTTCCCGACAAGAAGTTATTGGAAGTCGACAATCTAAACGGTGCCTTTTCGGGCTCCAAGGTATTCATTGGCTCACTGGGAGACGTCTCTGTCGGACACTCCCGCACCATTGCGGCAAATGGCATAACCTCCGGGACAAGTACTATAAAACTGACTTCGAATGTCAATGCGTCTGTCGGTGATTTTGTGGTATTTGAGTCGAAATCCACCAAAGCGGTGACCATGAACTCGAGCGGCACGAAAGAGATTACGGTCCAAGATGTTGAGGGCTTTTTTGTAGGAGGTCGTGTTTATATAGAAAGCAGTAGCCCGTCCCTGCATCCTTTTTTTACCGGAGGGTCCATTGCTGGCATAGATGCCGCAACTAAGAAATTGACCTTCTCCCTCCCCCTTTCGTTTTCCAATGCCGTCCCGCCCGCGTCAGTTGACATATTGGTAAAAAATGACGCCACCGGCAATATCACTCCCAACTTTAACGGAACGTCGGCCGCCACGCCATTCGTTTCAGGTGTGGCAGCGCTGGTATTGACAGCCAATAAAGAACTGAGCGCAGCAGAAGTGAAGCATATCATCAAGAAAACCGCTTCCAGTGCTGCAACCACCTCCGGAGCGGGAATCCCCGCCTATTCTCCAAATGCGGATGGCTATCCTCACAGCGCGCACTACGGAACAGGTTTGGTGGATGCACAAGCTGCCGTGCAGTTGGCGCTCAATTGGCATACCGATCCCAACGTCCAGAAACCCGTCATGTCATTTTTCGACAAAGCGGATGGTAGCATCGTGCCGGATACCGCTATGGTCGACAGCCCCGACATTTGGATCAAACCCCTTTCTGACACCAGCACCACCTTGCCTGGAGGAACACAACCTTATAATACGCTGGACACGACCACAGACCAAAAAATCTTCGTTCGGGTGCGGAACACGGGGAACCGGCAAAGTTTCAAGGAGGGCAATCTTCGGGTCTTCGTCGCCTTTACCGATGAAGCCTATCCCGCTTTCCCATTTCCCGCCAAGTGGACGCATTGGGTTGACAAAATCGATGAGGATCCCGCAATTAACGCCACGCTTCACAACAACGTAGTAACGGTTGCAATAGCCGACATCCCCTATATAGCCGGTGGTTCTGAACACATCTTCGAATTGGAATGGAAAGGAATTCGTGAAAACTGGGACCAGTGGAATCCGCTGAATAAGAAGGCCTACTTACTGGCCCATATTGCCCCGTTTGATGGTCGTGATACCGAATTGAGCCGCATCAATCTCCGAAACAATAAAAACCTGACGTGCAAGCCCGTTAATGTAACGCACTTCCAAGCCTTTTCGGTAGACGGCACAGGTACTGAAAGACCTATGCCCCAAGACGTATACAATCTAGCGGTCAATCCTACCGGCGCGCCAAAGGCCTTTCGATTCGCCATTTCAAACATCCTCGAAACGAGACTGAACGGACTGAAATTTACGTTCGAAAAGAAAAATAAAGCGACGGGGGCCGTTGAGCAGACCGTCGTATACCGGAAGTCTGGAACCACTTGGTCATTTGACACCGCGCCCACTGACGGGTGGGTAGCTGCGGCCCTGACCATCGTCGACTCGATCCTCAGTACACCCAACTATAAGAATGCCAAACTGGAAGTCACGCTTACAGTGGACGAAACCGTACTTGAAGTTACTTATGATGTTTCCCTTTAATCCCTTTTGTTATGCCGGATAGCCTGTTTAAGTTCACCATCAAGATTGACCCAACGCTTCCCGCCGACGATACGTTACGGGTTATCCGTAAAACGGTAAAAGTGCCGCCCATTCCCCGAACCTATTTCTTTTCGGAACTATCGAAGCTACCAAATGGTCAGCTTCCGGCACAGGCTTACGGACCCGACCCGGCAAACCCCGGCACGATGTTCAGGATTACCACCCGCTTTACACCAAGCAGTAACGCCAAGGCGTTCGCAACAACGGATGGACATCTGTTTTTTGCTCCATATGGCAATTCCACAAACAGGGTCAATGTTTTCCTGAAACCATCCAAACCCGTTGACGTAGGGGTGAAAATCAAGTTTTTTGTGTACCGGGGTATATTGATCGACAGCCTTTTTACAACCGATAACGGAAACCTCGTCGTCATCCCTGAAAACGACCCCCAAGCCACGCCTTTCCTGAAGCGTATCTGGGGGGAATTCAATAGGTTCAATACTACCATTCCCAATCCCATATTTCTGGCCAGTCAATTGGGTTACGTGGCAAATGGCAACGATTTCGGTAACCTTGTTGAGCGGTTCTATAAAAAAGAGGGTTTTAACCTTCCGCTTATTAAGAAAGGGGAAACATTCGGTGACTTTGATCCCACGACGATGGGTTTCGAGATTGTTGTTGACTTTGGGGATTTCGAACAGGAAGTATCGGAAACAGGTTTCAATCTTGATTATGCTTACGTAAATGCCCAGGAATGTATACTAAACCTTAACGGATCCAATCCGCAGTTTACGGTAGGCAATCTGCCTGCAGCCGGTCCGGGCGTAGTTACGGCGAAAATATTCATGGAAAATGTCTATCATTTCCTTGACCCCGCCGCCTTCTATGGAGCACATATTGCACACGATGATGTACGTAAGTACTATATGGGCGAGATTGAGGCGTATCAAACGCCCATCACAAACTCGTACCAGACCGAGATTTACGAGAAAGTCCTTGTAAAGTTTGCCAACAGGGGGAAAATGTATTTTTATCTCTTAGGTAAAAGGGGAAGATCGTACAACTTCTACAACGATACGCCTTTCGTGCCGGGTACTAGTGGCCCCATACTACCTGCATTAGACGCCGACAATGATGGTGTGGCAGACACACCACTGCAGCCCTTTGAGGATTTCAGCGCCCCCGTGTGGCCCATAAAAATATTTCAAACCCTTCCTTCCACCTATTTCACATTGCCCAACCCTACGCCTACCAACAATAATCAGGGGCCCCAGAACGGCAGCCAAAACAGGGCCAGGGTTTCTATGCGGTTCCTTCTTGACTACATCGGAGTCACACTAGGAGCAGACCTTAATTTATTTTATATAAATGATGTCGCGAATCCCCATTCCTTCCTTCGTCCACAGACGATGCAGTTTATCACTTTATTCAAGCCTCTCTATAAGCCCGACAATAGCCAGACGAGTAACTATATGTTGCTTGCCAACCAATTTTACGGGTCGTATCGGCGCCATGTTGACCTGGACCTGTATTACAACGATCTGTTCGGTCCTATTGAAGTCAAGGGCATCTTTGAACCTGAAGACTTTGACACGGCCGCCGACAGCCCTATACAATGGATAGTGCATACCAAGCCGAAATTGTATGAAATAGGGAACCGGAGCTATGTAGGTGAAATGAAAGTCGTCTTTGAAGGGTCCGGAAGTGATGCAGCCCCCACGACCGATACCCGCACACGTCTCTATGTGATATATCCGGTTGATTCCGATGACCCTAACCTGGTTTCACGGCGATCCTTCGTGTCGGGTTGTTCCAATGTAGATAAGAAAAATACGTTCGCCTCATTGATTTACGACAACAGCCTTGACGTGCTTACCTATGATGTTATGCCAAACGAGTATTCGGACGAGCCCGCAAAGTCACGTCTCATTGACGATGATATAAAAATATGGAGAGGAAGCATTCTGGAAAATGGTGTCAACATCCCCGTATTAGGACTCCGGAATCTATTATATGACAATGATTATGTCAATAATTTTCTACAGATCGGCCTTACAGAAATCGAGTTTAAGTCGCTATTTATCGGCATAGCCGACCCGGTGTGGTTCAACACATATTTTGCACTTGAGGAAGTGACCATCAATACGGTCGATGACTGCCGGAAATATAAGCTAGGTATTACTTATGACAATGCAAATGGGGTACAGGTGACCTATTTCAATACAGCATCCCCGGTTTACGTTTATGCCACTGACGGCCGGTTTTTTACAACAGTGAACTACGCAAACCTTTTCGAACACTATGACACATTCGGCAATGTGGCGGTTAACTTCAAACCACTTCCACCGGGTGGACCTATAAATGCTGTATGGGATGGGGAATATGGTTTTGACTGGATGCGCAACACCCAGCGATCATTTGGGCCGTTTCGATATCCGCCTTTCAAGAATGTCATGGGAATACTGCCCCAGCAAACGAACGGAAATAATCCATTAGGGTCATTTAGCCTGGACCCCGACATGTATAATAGTTTAAAAGTAAACGAATACGGTGCTTTCCCGATGAACTGGCGGCTCAACCCAAGCGACAGCGATATTGAATATTTCAGTGCGTGGCTTAGTATTAACCGGCGCCCGGCAGATATACCCGTAACTGATGCCCGCTATATGCGCACGCTTCGATTAGACTTTAAAGTTGGTACTCCACCAAGTTCCTTATACATCGAGTATGATAACCGTTTATTAGTGCTCAGCTCCCCTGCCAGCAATCGCCCCACACACACTAATTTAGTAACCACTGATGGCAAAGCCCGCCTCATTTTCAACGTCAACCAACTTACCGCGCCAACCACTTTGTCCATTACGTTGAAAAGTCCCAACAGCGGCGAAACGGGGGTCGTGAATCAAATTCGGGCATATTCAACCTATGGCATCGAAACAACCCCTAAGTTATCCGGACTATTGAATCTGTTCCAGGGCAACTATCCTAGATCTGGAAACCCTAAAGTTACGGCGTTGTTTGTGCCGGTAAAAATGCAATTACCCTGGGGACAAGCCGATTATACGAAGGCATTACTCACTGGCACGGCACCAGGAAGCGTTGACCTTCAACTTGAAACGAACCTAAGACGTTTTCTCGGACACGCCCAGATTGATTTAATGGTGAACTGGAGAGACAATCCGCTCGAAGCAGGCGTACTACCCACTATCTACACGAACGCTGCGACAAGCCAGATAGTCCCAAATCCCATCGGGCAGACCAATCTTATCACCTATTTGGAAGGTTTGTTGACTGCGGGAGAAAGGACGAACGGTCAGATAAAAATTTTCTTTATAAACAACCTTGGCGCCATGGTCAGTCCGGACGGAGCGACATTGATACCAAATGGTGGATTTTCGTTCTCGACAACTAACAATATCGTGATGTTTCAGATTGCACCGGGCAATGGTGTCACGCTCGCACACGAGATGATGCACAGCCTAGGTATCCCACATACGTTCGATAAGACCGACAAAAATGCGCTGTACAATTACCAGCCTTTCGGTACGGAAAACATAATGGACTACATAGACCCAAACCCT
This genomic interval from Flavobacterium sp. HJ-32-4 contains the following:
- a CDS encoding S8 family serine peptidase: MITPNNRFFNQQWGLRLIKAQQAWELLNGGPVVTGNANEIAFGSPDINIAIVDTGIETKNNVPVSKALNGDLINGNDKFLKNVVNESNSYFDFIDLITGSHGTEVGGVAAAKAQMASGLPYDGIAVVGVAPNCALYTLVNDNAIFRFIFMHGLAGLETTAGSPTLFPSFINSLNSAYNITSDLPSISPLFKKRNTTDQFKKLYEFLNNHYVDIFNLSLKLPNGASATGENYSKVFFNEITFLGRNGRGSVIVVGAGNDGADIEPAPGDFANEMAASNKAFVVGAVSVDDGYNWITGAPSPNTKKSSYSNYGNRIDICAPGGGGGRAGQENNEIFTTTVRGGGEFHDDSPLKIKLKSKYNKQEKTPVDPLKYAWVALEFDNTNGIFAGQYLSFGDFTTPNGYRKYQIYQDPAVVAVTHNVVVVPGMKKADYNMLVDAADFAASPVTPQTIVEFTPLYARVTQVFPDKKLLEVDNLNGAFSGSKVFIGSLGDVSVGHSRTIAANGITSGTSTIKLTSNVNASVGDFVVFESKSTKAVTMNSSGTKEITVQDVEGFFVGGRVYIESSSPSLHPFFTGGSIAGIDAATKKLTFSLPLSFSNAVPPASVDILVKNDATGNITPNFNGTSAATPFVSGVAALVLTANKELSAAEVKHIIKKTASSAATTSGAGIPAYSPNADGYPHSAHYGTGLVDAQAAVQLALNWHTDPNVQKPVMSFFDKADGSIVPDTAMVDSPDIWIKPLSDTSTTLPGGTQPYNTLDTTTDQKIFVRVRNTGNRQSFKEGNLRVFVAFTDEAYPAFPFPAKWTHWVDKIDEDPAINATLHNNVVTVAIADIPYIAGGSEHIFELEWKGIRENWDQWNPLNKKAYLLAHIAPFDGRDTELSRINLRNNKNLTCKPVNVTHFQAFSVDGTGTERPMPQDVYNLAVNPTGAPKAFRFAISNILETRLNGLKFTFEKKNKATGAVEQTVVYRKSGTTWSFDTAPTDGWVAAALTIVDSILSTPNYKNAKLEVTLTVDETVLEVTYDVSL